Proteins co-encoded in one Chitinophagales bacterium genomic window:
- a CDS encoding SprB repeat-containing protein produces MFGENTGEITSSSTGGVGGNEYLWSNGLHNRFNKHLDSRHLHGNGNRRQRRNRHG; encoded by the coding sequence GTGTTCGGTGAAAACACAGGCGAAATCACCAGCAGCAGCACAGGCGGCGTAGGCGGCAACGAATACCTTTGGTCAAACGGTCTGCACAACCGCTTCAATAAACACCTTGACAGCAGGCACTTACACGGTAACGGTAACAGACGACAACGGCGCAACCGCCACGGATGA
- a CDS encoding SprB repeat-containing protein produces MTINLVGVDILCFGENTGEITSSSTGGVGGNEYLWSNGLHNRFNKHLDSRHLHGNCNRRQRRNRHG; encoded by the coding sequence TTGACCATCAATTTAGTAGGAGTCGACATCTTGTGTTTCGGTGAAAACACAGGCGAAATCACCAGCAGCAGCACAGGCGGCGTAGGCGGCAACGAATACCTTTGGTCAAACGGTCTGCACAACCGCTTCAATAAACACCTTGACAGCAGGCACTTACACGGTAACTGTAACAGACGACAACGGCGCAACCGCCACGGATGA
- a CDS encoding SprB repeat-containing protein, with the protein MNGRTHRHDATITGLTAGIYTVTVTDAHNCTDTAEATVSEPDQLTINLVGVDILCFGENTGEITSSSTGGVGGNEYLWSNGAQPLQ; encoded by the coding sequence ATGAATGGTCGAACGCATAGGCACGATGCCACTATAACAGGCTTAACGGCAGGCATTTACACCGTCACCGTGACCGATGCCCACAACTGCACCGACACGGCCGAAGCCACGGTAAGCGAACCCGACCAATTGACCATCAATTTAGTAGGAGTCGACATCTTGTGCTTCGGTGAAAACACAGGCGAAATCACCAGCAGCAGCACAGGCGGTGTAGGCGGCAACGAATACCTTTGGTCAAACGGTGCACAACCGCTTCAATAA
- a CDS encoding SprB repeat-containing protein, producing MTAGTYTVTVTDDNGATATDEITLSEPSDIVLTTSNSPVSINGGNDGTVGVSATGGTPNYTYEWSNANATITGLTAGIYTVTVTDAHNCTDTAEATVSEPDQLTINLVGVDILCFGENTGEITSSSTGGVGGNEYLWSNATTSNISDLIAGTYTVTVTDDNGATATDEITLSEPSDITLSTSNTPVSINGGNDGTVGVSATGGTPNYTYEWSNA from the coding sequence TTGACAGCAGGCACTTACACGGTAACTGTAACAGACGACAACGGCGCAACCGCCACGGATGAAATCACCCTAAGCGAACCAAGCGACATCGTTCTTACTACTTCAAACAGCCCAGTCAGCATCAACGGTGGCAACGACGGCACAGTAGGAGTCAGCGCAACAGGCGGCACTCCGAACTACACCTATGAATGGTCCAATGCAAATGCCACTATAACAGGCTTAACCGCAGGCATTTACACCGTCACCGTGACCGATGCCCACAACTGCACCGACACGGCCGAAGCCACGGTAAGCGAACCCGACCAATTGACCATCAATTTAGTAGGAGTCGACATCTTGTGCTTCGGTGAAAACACAGGCGAAATCACCAGCAGCAGCACAGGCGGTGTAGGCGGCAACGAATACCTTTGGTCAAACGCCACAACTTCAAACATAAGCGATTTAATTGCAGGCACTTACACGGTAACGGTAACAGACGACAACGGCGCAACCGCCACGGATGAAATCACCCTAAGCGAACCAAGCGACATTACATTAAGCACCTCCAACACCCCAGTAAGCATCAACGGCGGCAACGACGGCACAGTAGGAGTCAGCGCAACAGGCGGCACTCCGAACTACACCTATGAATGGTCGAACGCATAG
- a CDS encoding SprB repeat-containing protein, with the protein MTAGTYTVTVTDDNGATATDEITLSEPSDIVLTTSNSPVSINGGNDGTVGVSATGGTPNYTYEWSNAGADATITGLTAGIYTVTVTDAHNCTDTAEATVSEPDQLTINLVGVDILCFGESTGEITSSSTGGVGGNEYLWSNGATTSNISDLIAGTYTVTVTDDNGATATDEITLTEPSDIVLTTSNSPVSINGGNDGTVGVSATGGTPNYTYEWSNADATITGLTAGIYTVTVTDAHNCTDTAEATVSEPDQLTINLVGVDILCFGENTGEITSSSTGGVGGNEYLWSNGLHNRFNKHLDSRHLHGNGNRRQRCNRHG; encoded by the coding sequence TTGACAGCAGGCACTTACACGGTAACGGTAACAGACGACAACGGCGCAACCGCCACGGATGAAATCACCCTAAGCGAACCAAGCGACATCGTTCTGACTACTTCAAACAGCCCCGTCAGCATCAACGGCGGCAACGACGGCACAGTAGGAGTCAGCGCAACAGGCGGCACCCCGAACTACACCTATGAATGGTCGAACGCAGGCGCCGATGCCACTATAACAGGCTTAACCGCAGGCATTTACACCGTCACCGTGACCGATGCCCACAACTGCACCGACACGGCCGAAGCCACGGTAAGCGAACCCGACCAATTGACCATCAATTTAGTAGGAGTCGACATCTTGTGCTTTGGTGAAAGCACAGGCGAAATCACCAGCAGCAGCACAGGCGGCGTAGGCGGCAACGAATACCTTTGGTCAAACGGTGCCACAACTTCAAACATAAGCGATTTAATTGCAGGCACTTATACGGTAACGGTAACAGACGACAACGGTGCAACCGCCACGGATGAAATCACCCTAACCGAACCAAGCGACATCGTTCTTACTACTTCAAACAGCCCAGTCAGCATCAACGGTGGCAACGACGGCACAGTAGGAGTCAGCGCAACAGGCGGCACTCCGAACTACACCTATGAATGGTCGAACGCAGATGCCACTATAACAGGCTTAACCGCAGGCATTTACACCGTCACCGTGACCGATGCCCACAACTGCACCGACACGGCCGAAGCCACCGTAAGCGAACCCGACCAATTGACCATCAATTTAGTAGGAGTCGACATCTTGTGTTTCGGTGAAAACACAGGCGAAATCACCAGCAGCAGCACAGGCGGCGTAGGCGGCAACGAATACCTTTGGTCAAACGGTCTGCACAACCGCTTCAATAAACACCTTGACAGCAGGCACTTACACGGTAACGGTAACAGACGACAACGGTGCAACCGCCACGGATGA